A single window of Nicotiana sylvestris chromosome 5, ASM39365v2, whole genome shotgun sequence DNA harbors:
- the LOC104242322 gene encoding uncharacterized protein — protein MEDQCSPLSWPYNYFLEEGIEELKHSLVYTTLELENTVISAHEELARKDEEILHLKDLLTRVVKERDEAQGKCQRLGMEKILLQQQLLQQQQQQVQFQFQFQKQQNLVIESAPISSGTTSHDQENDQILKGVVDSNNNNNNIGLSNSSDCDENNVVVSPPLVQDLMEKIVLKKPLPEKGKFLQAVMEAGPLLQTLLLAGPLPQWQHPPPQLNSIDIPPVTITSPTPRLLHQDSALSSTGAACASAGACFGKKRDVGADTSPQAISKYQKVVHQSSLTNM, from the exons atggaAGATCAATGTAGCCCTCTTAGCTGGCCTTATAACTACTTCCTTGAAGAG GGAATAGAGGAATTGAAGCATTCTTTGGTGTACACAACATTGGAATTGGAAAACACTGTCATTTCTGCACATGAGGAACTTGCTAGGAAAGATGAGGAGATTTTGCACCTCAAGGATCTTTTGACTAGAGTTGTGAAAGAAAGAGATGAAGCTCAAGGCAAATGTCAAAGGCTTGGAATGGAGAAAATCTTACTCCAACAACAATtactccaacaacaacaacaacaagtacAATTCCAATTCCAATTCCAAAAGCAACAAAATCTTGTTATAGAAAGTGCACCTATTTCTAGTGGCACAACAAGTCATGATCAAGAAAATGACCAAATTTTGAAAGGAGTAGTTGActctaacaacaacaacaacaacattggGCTTTCTAATTCCTCAGATTGTGATGAAAACAATGTTGTTGTTTCTCCTCCATTAGTCCAAGATTTAATGGAAAAAATTGTTCTCAAGAAACCATTGCCAGAAAAAGGGAAATTTTTGCAAGCTGTAATGGAAGCAGGGCCATTACTACAAACACTTCTTTTAGCTGGTCCACTTCCTCAATGGCAACATCCACCACCACAACTCAATTCCATTGACATTCCTCCTGTCACTATTACCTCCCCTACGCCGCGGCTACTCCACCAGGACTCCGCCCTGAGTAGCACCGGCGCTGCCTGTGCCAGCGCCGGAGCATGTTTTGGGAAGAAAAGGGATGTTGGCGCTGATACTTCTCCACAGGCAATTTCCAAGTATCAAAAAGTTGTTCACCAGTCATCATTGACCAACATGtag
- the LOC104242321 gene encoding uncharacterized protein, whose amino-acid sequence MSGETTTAAASTISSAGDQESEPSTTPNKPHITWSDSYTKAHVAIQSLASIIPFIPPSLSSSETPAFCLLHDSETAAQISKILRQPDSGSGDNNLCRWLYDTFQSSEPELHLIVLRFLPIVAGVYLSRVNLHKPLAGFEAVLLALYAHETSSRNGQAITVNIPDISHSSIYHETNKVAKNSATELNLAVISPSLEPYGTVRSMKRARIVGVALELYYSKIPQIPVESKLDFCEFCKILSGQYGENDENGDVKKRINLPWELFQPVLRILGHCLMGYKKNEKLKEAAIGACNCLYERALHDLNTKAMLATGSLIKLAKLDLESEDVDYTEIVESNTITL is encoded by the coding sequence ATGTCCGGCGAAACCACCACCGCCGCCGCCTCCACCATATCCTCCGCCGGCGATCAAGAATCAGAACCATCCACCACCCCAAACAAACCACACATTACATGGTCCGATTCCTACACAAAAGCCCACGTCGCAATCCAATCCTTAGCATCAATCATCCCTTTCATTCCCCCTTCCCTCTCCTCCTCCGAGACCCCCGCATTCTGCCTCCTCCACGACTCCGAAACCGCCGCCCAAATCTCCAAAATCCTCCGTCAACCCGACTCTGGTTCCGGCGACAACAACCTCTGCCGCTGGCTTTACGACACTTTCCAATCCTCCGAACCCGAACTCCACCTCATCGTCCTCCGATTTTTACCCATAGTCGCCGGCGTTTATCTCTCTCGGGTCAATCTCCATAAACCATTAGCCGGATTTGAAGCTGTTTTATTAGCTTTATACGCACACGAAACTTCCTCACGTAATGGCCAAGCAATTACAGTAAATATTCCCGATATATCACATTCAAGCATTTATCACGAAACAAATAAAGTCGCGAAAAACTCAGCCACAGAGCTAAATCTAGCTGTGATTTCTCCGAGTTTAGAACCGTACGGTACGGTAAGATCAATGAAAAGAGCTAGAATTGTTGGTGTTGCATTAGAATTATATTACAGCAAAATCCCACAAATTCCGGTTGAGTCCAAACTTGATTTCTGTGAATTCTGTAAAATATTGTCAGGCCAATATGGCGAAAACGACGAAAATGGGGACGTAAAAAAGAGGATTAATTTGCCATGGGAATTGTTTCAACCGGTTTTAAGGATTTTGGGACATTGTTTAATGGGATATAAGAAGAATGAGAAGTTGAAGGAAGCTGCAATTGGTGCATGTAATTGTCTATATGAAAGAGCTTTGCATGATTTGAATACAAAGGCAATGTTAGCTACTGGTAGTTTAATTAAGCTTGCGAAATTGGATTTGGAATCTGAAGATGTTGATTATACTGAGATCGTAGAGTCCAATACCATTACGCTTTGA